The genomic window AAATTTAACGGTAAGAAATAATCATCATCCATTATTGTTGACGGGTAACTTTCGTGCAGATCTATGATCTCTTCTTCCAAAAGTTCTAGTTTGCTTAAAAAATACGCAGCTGATTTTTGTAAACGTTCTTTTATGCTTTCAGATTGCCATGGCGATACCGTTTGAGAATGTAATTCCCTTTGAAGAAAACAATGACCTACATTGCCAATATCGGTTTTGAGTAGTTTTTCTGTAGCTGACAAATCTGTAGAGATACGCTCCGATAAAATAGCTTTATAAGCATTCCAAGCTAATGTGATGATAGAAAAATCGTACAGGTTAGAAAGCATACCTAATTCAGATTGGATGATAGATGGTGCTAAATCTGCTGTAACAGGTGTATTTTCTTTTGCCTTTTGCATAAATCCAACCACAGATTTATCGGTAATGATATTTTCTGGTTTCACTTTTTCTAGCAATACCATGCCTTCTAAACTTCTACATCTACTTAGCGCAACGTAGGTTTGGCCGTGGGTAAAAGCCGCACTTACATCAATTAGGGCATTGTCAAAAGTTAAACCTTGGCTTTTATGAATGGTAATTGCCCAAGCTAACCTTAATGGAAACTGACTAAATGAGCCCGCATTGGTTTCGGTTACTTTATTGTCTGTTTCAGAAAGCGCATATTTCACATTCTGCCAAATCTCACGTTCGGCTTCTATCTCGGTACCATCATCCAAAAAATTAAGGATAATGGAATTTTCTGTAAGTGCTTTTATTTTTGCTGTTTTACCATTGTGGTAACGTTTTTTACCCGAAGCATCATTTTTGATGAACATCACAAGGGCACCAACTTTAAGTATCAATTCTTCTTCTGCTGGATAAGCTTCTTTAGGGAAATCATCGGTTACGGTTGCTTTGTAAGTATATGCTGCGGTTTCGATAGCTGCTAATTTCTGCTCGTTAATTTGCTTTACCAAAGGGTTGTGGGTGGTAAGTGTTACATAATCCCTCAAATCATCGGTGGTGGCATTTACCAAGTGGCGTTGGTTTAATTTGGCAAGTAAAGTCTCTTCTCCAGCGCCATCGCGTACGCTGTTCAATATCTCTACAAATACCGGATCTGATTGGCGATAGACTTCTTGAAGCTCAAAAGTAAGTAGGTTGGTTGTACGAAGCGCCAAACTATCGAAGAAATAAGGGCCAGTATAATAGTTGCGCAGCACGTGCCAATCTTTCTGAAAAACAGGAGAAAGTTGATACAAATCGCCAATCATCAGTAACTGCACGCCACCGAATGGTTTCGAAATACCTTTAACCGCTCGTAAAACGTTATCGATATAATCCATCATATCCGCACGCACCATACTGATCTCATCAATAATCAACAAATCAAGGCACTTGAGTAGTTTGGTTTTTTCGTAGCCTACTTTTTTATCAAAAAGCTCGGTTAAAGAAGCAGCTTGCGCACTAGGTACCAAAGGTCCAAACGGAACTTGGAAAAACGAATTGATGGTAACACCCCCTGCGTTAATTGCCGCAACGGCAGTGGGAGCAACCACAGCAAGATTTTTAGTGGTGTTAGCTTTAATGTGGCGTAAAAAAGTAGTTTTGCCCGTTCCTGCTTTTCCCGTCATAAAGATAGGCCTGTTGGTCTTCTCAATAAAATCCATGATGAGTTGTTGCAGGGAATTTAGCTTCATTTTTTTGCTCCGTTTTTTGCTTCAAAGTTAGGTAATACTATAAAATGCTTGTTAACAATATGCTGTTTGGGGATAACTTTTTAGATGATTTTTCAAGTTACTGGTGGTTTACAGTTTTTTATTGATGATGCACATCCACCAACTTTTTGTAGTTTTGTTAAAATGGAAAAGAAAAATTCAGGAGCTACTGGTGTTAAAGAAATTGCTCGTTTGGCCAATGTATCTATCGGAACGGTAGATCGGGTGTTGAACAATAGGGTAGGCGTATCTGAAAAAACCAAAGCTAAAATCCTGAAGATTATAGAAGAGTTAAACTATCAACCTAATATTTTTGCAAGAAGATTAGCTTCAAAGAAAAAACTTCGCTTTGCTACTTTAATCCCACAAGTATCTAACGAAACCAAATATTGGGAAGCTCCGTTAAATGGCATTTTGCAAGCTGCCAGTGAGATTAAAGATTTTGGTATTGAAGTAATAAATTTCTTTTTCGATCAAAATGATAAAGCCACCTTTAAAGAAGGTGCTGCAAAAATTAATGCCCAAGAGTTTGATGGTGTGCTCATAGCACCTATGTTCGAAGACGAAAGTTTAACTTTTATTGAAGAGTGTAAAGAGAAGAAAATTCCGTTGGTATTCATCAATTCGGATGTTCCTGGTCATCATAACTTGTGTTATATTGGCCCCAATCTGTACCAAAGTGGCTATTTAGCTGCACATATTGTCAATTATATTTCGCCAGCCAATAAAAAAACATTAATAGTTAATATTGCTAAAGAAATTGATTTACACCACCACTTATTACGTAAAGAAGAAGGTTTTAGGAATTATTTTGAGCAAAACGGAGGTAATAACGCATTAACTAAAATTGATGTTCAGCAAACCGGATATGCCCATATCAAAGAAAAATTAGCAGAACAATTAGCTAAAGATCATTACGATGTAGTATTTGTAACCAATTCTAGGGTGGCTACCGTAGCTAAATATTTTGAAGAACATCAAATTAAAGATATTAAATTAATTGGCTATGATTTCTTGGAAGATAATATCAATTACCTCAAAAATAAAACCATAGATTTTCTAATTTGCCAAAAGCCACAAGAGCAAGGCTACCGAGGTTTAATGAGCCTTTATAACCATTTGGTGCTTAATGTAACAATAGATAAAGAGCAATTTATGCCTATTGATATCATTACCAGAGAAAATTATCAGTATTATAGTAATTAGGCCTTTTTGGTTTAGCCACAGATGAACGGCTACATTGATTAATACTCTGATGTTTTTTGCAACATAAGTTTACTCCAGATAAAAAATCTATCTCGTTTTATCTGCGTTCTAGAATTAACCCCCCCCCCCCCCATTAGCGCTATAAGTTGTTGAAATCAAAAAATATTCATAATAAAATTTGGAAGTAAAATAATAATTACTAATTTCGTGTACGTTACCGTTAACCAAATATAACTGTACTCTATATTTTGTATGTGCAATGAAATCAGCCGAGAGGTGTTTACATTGTGGTATTTTTTAAGCTTAAATTAAATTTATTATCAAATTATTACTCTGTTGTGTAATAGATTTGAACAATATCGTGTACGTACACGATAACTAAACAAAATGATATGAAAGAAACGAACACTTACGGGTTGATCAGAAGGTTCAACTATTTAGAAGAAAAATCTAGTATGACAACATCTTTAAGCTTTTGTAACTTGAGAGCTTTATGGAATAGTTGTACGACGTTAAACCATGTAATTAATATAGCTGTATGATGAAAGTAAGCATATTCAAAATCCTTTTTGTAATCATCGCATTATCTGCTGGATTTCTTGAAGCTTCTGCGCAAGAGGCAAAGCCAAGAACAATAGCTGGCGTAGTTAGGGATGAGGTAACGAATGAAACTTTGCCAGGGATTTCAGTTTCGGTGATGGCAACCAGTAAAACAGTAATTACCGATAAAGATGGCAAGTTTAAGATTGATGTAAGTGGAGAAAATCCGATACTGGTTTTTAAATCCATTGGGTTTACCTCGCAATCTGTGCCAGTTAAAGGACGTAATAACTTAGATATTAAGTTAAAACAACAGTTGGTTAGTTTAAATGAGGTAAGCGTTACTGTGGGTTATGGTACACAGAAGAAAAAGGAAGTTACTGGTGCGGTAGGCTCGGTATCTGGAGGTCAGTTGGAAACTCATCCGATGGGCGATATCAACACTAGTTTGCAAGGTAAAATTGCTGGTTTGCAAATCACTTCAAACTCTGGAGAGCCGGGCGCTGGAGCTACAGTAAGAATTAGAGGAGCTTCTTCTGTTAATGGCAGTAGTCAGCCTTTATATATCGTTGATGGTGTACCCATTAATACCGAAACTTTTGCCGGTGGTTTAAATGATGATGGTTCTACTTTCAGTCCATTAGCAGATATTAACCCCGCCGATATTGAGTCTATTGATTTCCTGAAAGATGGTACTGCTTCTATTTATGGTTCTAGAGCATCTAATGGGGTAATTTTGATTACTACAAAATCTGGCAGAAATTCAAAAAAACCTACACTTAGATTTTCTTCAAACACCAGTTTGGCCGAGTTAAGCAGAACTGTTGGCGTATTGAATGCACCACAATGGCGTAGTGCTTACAGTGATGCAATCTATAATAGTACGGGTCAAATGACCACCAAAGTGTCGGTGATAGATTCGCTGCATCCTTATTATTCAAAGTCGATTGACTGGCATGAAATTATGTACAGGCAGGCAATACAACAAAAAACTGATTTAAGTATCAGTGGTGGATCATCTGATAATTCCATTAACTACTATTTGAGTGCGGGTTATAAGGATCTAAATCCGATAGTAAGAGAAACAGATTACGGGCAGGCTACGGCAACGGCAAAAGTTTATTATACGTTTAATAAATCAATTTCTGGAAGTTCGTCATTTAACCTTTCTAATACAGATTATACTAGGATTTTGACAGGCTTGAGTGGACAAAGTGTAGTTTTCCAAGCTTTAAGTACCATGCCAGTTTACAATCCATACGATCCGCTTTCTGGGCAACTTATTCCATTAT from Pedobacter sp. SL55 includes these protein-coding regions:
- a CDS encoding LacI family DNA-binding transcriptional regulator produces the protein MIFQVTGGLQFFIDDAHPPTFCSFVKMEKKNSGATGVKEIARLANVSIGTVDRVLNNRVGVSEKTKAKILKIIEELNYQPNIFARRLASKKKLRFATLIPQVSNETKYWEAPLNGILQAASEIKDFGIEVINFFFDQNDKATFKEGAAKINAQEFDGVLIAPMFEDESLTFIEECKEKKIPLVFINSDVPGHHNLCYIGPNLYQSGYLAAHIVNYISPANKKTLIVNIAKEIDLHHHLLRKEEGFRNYFEQNGGNNALTKIDVQQTGYAHIKEKLAEQLAKDHYDVVFVTNSRVATVAKYFEEHQIKDIKLIGYDFLEDNINYLKNKTIDFLICQKPQEQGYRGLMSLYNHLVLNVTIDKEQFMPIDIITRENYQYYSN
- a CDS encoding HRDC domain-containing protein; amino-acid sequence: MKLNSLQQLIMDFIEKTNRPIFMTGKAGTGKTTFLRHIKANTTKNLAVVAPTAVAAINAGGVTINSFFQVPFGPLVPSAQAASLTELFDKKVGYEKTKLLKCLDLLIIDEISMVRADMMDYIDNVLRAVKGISKPFGGVQLLMIGDLYQLSPVFQKDWHVLRNYYTGPYFFDSLALRTTNLLTFELQEVYRQSDPVFVEILNSVRDGAGEETLLAKLNQRHLVNATTDDLRDYVTLTTHNPLVKQINEQKLAAIETAAYTYKATVTDDFPKEAYPAEEELILKVGALVMFIKNDASGKKRYHNGKTAKIKALTENSIILNFLDDGTEIEAEREIWQNVKYALSETDNKVTETNAGSFSQFPLRLAWAITIHKSQGLTFDNALIDVSAAFTHGQTYVALSRCRSLEGMVLLEKVKPENIITDKSVVGFMQKAKENTPVTADLAPSIIQSELGMLSNLYDFSIITLAWNAYKAILSERISTDLSATEKLLKTDIGNVGHCFLQRELHSQTVSPWQSESIKERLQKSAAYFLSKLELLEEEIIDLHESYPSTIMDDDYFLPLNLILEQIKGKKAMFRSLPSANDTATLMERWKTATMEYQPIDRWTTTAVKETEIPNKALYEQLYAWRLQKGKERNTLDYNILSEQVLKDISAKLPKTLKQLSQIKGFGEGKAFDFGDEILKLIRQYLGEGDLLF